The following coding sequences lie in one Pseudomonas monsensis genomic window:
- the dnaQ gene encoding DNA polymerase III subunit epsilon — protein sequence MATRSVVLDTETTGMPVTDGHRIIEIGCVELIGRRLTGRHFHVYLQPDRESDEGAIGVHGITNEFLVGKPRFAEVADEFFEFINGAQLIIHNAAFDVGFINNEFALMGQHDRADITRHCSILDTLMMARERHPGQRNSLDALCKRYGVDNSGRELHGALLDSEILADVYLTMTGGQTSLSLAGNASDGNGTGEGADNSATEIRRLPADRQPARIIRATEEELAAHMARLEIIAKSAGGPALWTQIAEADAQA from the coding sequence ATGGCCACCAGATCCGTTGTACTCGATACCGAAACCACCGGCATGCCGGTGACCGATGGTCACCGGATCATTGAAATCGGCTGTGTCGAACTGATCGGTCGGCGCCTCACGGGCCGGCACTTTCACGTCTATCTGCAACCGGATCGCGAGAGTGACGAAGGCGCGATCGGCGTTCACGGCATCACCAACGAATTCCTCGTCGGCAAACCGCGTTTCGCCGAGGTGGCCGACGAGTTTTTCGAGTTCATCAACGGCGCGCAGCTGATCATCCATAACGCGGCGTTCGACGTTGGCTTCATCAACAACGAATTCGCCTTGATGGGCCAGCACGATCGCGCTGACATCACCCGGCACTGTTCGATCCTCGACACCCTGATGATGGCCCGGGAACGTCACCCGGGGCAGCGCAACAGCCTCGATGCGTTGTGCAAACGTTATGGCGTCGACAACTCCGGCCGTGAACTGCACGGCGCCTTGCTCGACTCGGAGATTCTCGCCGACGTCTACCTGACCATGACCGGTGGCCAGACCAGTCTGTCGCTGGCCGGTAACGCTTCCGACGGCAATGGCACAGGAGAGGGGGCGGACAACTCCGCCACCGAGATCCGGCGTCTGCCGGCCGATCGCCAGCCCGCGCGGATCATTCGGGCGACGGAAGAAGAGCTGGCGGCGCATATGGCGCGGCTGGAGATCATTGCTAAATCGGCGGGCGGGCCGGCGTTGTGGACGCAGATCGCCGAGGCTGACGCGCAGGCTTGA
- the rnhA gene encoding ribonuclease HI → MSESVDSVELFTDGACKGNPGPGGWGALLVCKGVEKELWGGEANTTNNRMELLGAIRGLEALKRPCEVLLVTDSQYVMKGINEWMANWKKRGWKTAAKEPVKNADLWKELDEQVNRHKVTWKWVRGHIGHHGNERADQLANRGVDEVRGYKQS, encoded by the coding sequence ATGAGCGAAAGCGTCGATAGCGTAGAACTGTTCACCGACGGCGCCTGCAAGGGCAACCCCGGTCCGGGCGGCTGGGGCGCCTTGCTGGTGTGCAAGGGCGTCGAAAAGGAACTGTGGGGCGGCGAGGCCAATACCACCAACAACCGCATGGAACTGCTCGGCGCCATCCGTGGCCTCGAAGCCTTGAAGCGGCCCTGCGAAGTATTGCTGGTGACCGACTCGCAGTACGTGATGAAAGGCATCAACGAGTGGATGGCCAACTGGAAGAAGCGCGGCTGGAAGACAGCGGCGAAAGAACCGGTGAAAAATGCTGATCTGTGGAAAGAGCTCGACGAGCAGGTCAATCGCCACAAGGTCACCTGGAAGTGGGTGCGCGGGCACATCGGGCATCACGGCAACGAGCGGGCTGACCAGTTGGCCAACCGTGGCGTGGATGAAGTGCGCGGCTACAAGCAAAGCTGA
- a CDS encoding class I SAM-dependent methyltransferase, whose protein sequence is MTDKAFAQADPDWLALISAAREWLSGPLGQFLLDEERRMLEDELGRFFGGYLVHYGPSAQTPPSAPQVQRNVRLGAPLPGVEIVCEEQAWPLSEHAADVVVMQHGLDFCLSPHGLLREAASSVRPGGHLLIVGINPWSTWGLRHVFAHDALRQARCISPSRVADWLNLLGFALEKRRFGCYRPPLASAKWQARLAGWERKAGDWQLSGGGFYLLVARKIVVGLRPVRQERREPMGKLIPLPMAKVNRRRIEP, encoded by the coding sequence ATGACCGATAAAGCGTTCGCTCAGGCCGATCCGGACTGGCTGGCATTGATCAGCGCCGCACGTGAATGGCTGTCGGGGCCGCTCGGGCAATTTCTGCTCGACGAAGAGCGGCGCATGCTTGAAGACGAGCTGGGTCGTTTCTTCGGTGGTTATCTGGTGCATTACGGCCCGTCCGCGCAAACCCCGCCCTCGGCACCGCAGGTTCAGCGCAACGTGCGCCTTGGCGCGCCGCTGCCCGGGGTCGAGATCGTCTGCGAAGAACAGGCCTGGCCGCTGAGCGAGCATGCCGCCGACGTGGTGGTGATGCAGCACGGCCTCGATTTCTGTCTGTCGCCCCACGGCCTGTTGCGCGAAGCCGCGAGCAGCGTGCGCCCCGGCGGGCATTTGCTGATCGTCGGCATCAACCCCTGGAGCACCTGGGGATTGCGGCATGTCTTCGCCCATGACGCCTTGCGTCAGGCCCGTTGCATCTCGCCGTCGCGAGTGGCCGACTGGCTCAATCTGCTGGGCTTTGCGCTGGAGAAACGCCGCTTCGGGTGCTATCGTCCGCCGCTCGCGTCAGCCAAGTGGCAGGCCCGTCTGGCCGGCTGGGAACGCAAGGCCGGTGACTGGCAACTGTCGGGCGGCGGTTTCTATTTATTGGTGGCACGCAAGATTGTGGTCGGCCTGCGACCGGTGCGTCAGGAACGTCGCGAGCCGATGGGCAAGCTGATTCCGCTGCCGATGGCCAAGGTCAACCGCCGCCGTATCGAACCGTAA
- the gloB gene encoding hydroxyacylglutathione hydrolase: MIQISALPAFTDNYIWLLQDHRSQRCAVIDPGDAAPVLAWLDAHPGWVLSDILITHHHHDHVGGVERLKQASGATVYGPASENIPARDVALKDNDSVSVLGWDFAVYAVPGHTLGHIAYYHHGLLFCGDTLFAAGCGRLFEGTPEQMHHSLSRLAALPEDTLVYCTHEYTLSNLKFAAAVEPTNPDIAARLEKVSQQRQNGVMTLPSTLALEKLTNPFLRTTETLVTQKVDERAGAQNRAPSEVFAALRAWKDKF, translated from the coding sequence ATGATACAGATCAGTGCCCTGCCCGCGTTCACCGACAACTACATCTGGTTGTTACAGGATCACCGCTCCCAACGCTGTGCGGTGATCGACCCGGGCGACGCCGCGCCGGTGCTGGCGTGGCTCGACGCCCATCCGGGCTGGGTGTTGAGCGACATTCTGATCACCCACCACCATCATGACCACGTCGGCGGCGTCGAGCGCCTCAAGCAGGCCAGCGGCGCCACGGTCTATGGGCCGGCCAGCGAAAACATCCCGGCGCGCGACGTGGCGCTCAAGGACAACGACAGCGTCAGTGTGCTCGGCTGGGACTTCGCGGTCTATGCGGTGCCCGGTCACACCTTGGGACACATTGCCTATTACCACCACGGTCTGCTGTTTTGCGGCGACACCTTGTTTGCCGCCGGTTGTGGCCGCTTGTTCGAAGGGACGCCGGAGCAGATGCACCATTCCCTGAGCCGTCTCGCCGCGTTGCCCGAAGATACGCTGGTCTACTGCACCCATGAATACACCCTGAGCAATCTCAAGTTTGCGGCTGCGGTGGAACCGACCAACCCGGACATCGCCGCTCGTCTGGAAAAAGTCAGCCAGCAACGGCAAAACGGGGTCATGACCCTGCCCTCGACCCTGGCTCTGGAAAAGCTCACCAACCCGTTTTTGCGGACCACTGAAACATTAGTTACACAAAAAGTGGACGAACGGGCAGGCGCTCAAAACCGGGCGCCGAGTGAGGTATTTGCTGCGCTGCGAGCCTGGAAAGATAAATTCTAA
- a CDS encoding transglycosylase SLT domain-containing protein has product MSSSIRKSVNSDALTRLAQAIAVAVSATLAGCSSHAPQTEATHTPNIAARAKQKPIWLSEKPSPQVPQDIWERMRGGFQLQEGLGVNPRIEQQRLWFASNPSFLENAGERGSLYIHYIVERLEERNMPLELALLPVIESAYNPMAYSRSDASGLWQFIPSTGRYYNLRQTRFYDGRRDITASTTAAMDYLTRLHDMFNGDWLLALAAYNAGEGTVSRAIERNEKLGLPTDYWNLSSLPAETQAYVPKLLALSQVVLAPEAYGVNLNPIANEPYFQVVEINQRMDLSKVAAVANIDEDELFQLNPAFKQRTTIDGPQHLLVPTSKAQLLTASLQTMRPEELISPRSLKPVFEGADPSEVAQLKRAYRVKRGDNLGSIAKANKVEVKDLQRWNKLTGKNLKVGQTLVMQDTTKRAPARKSGRVNTVIAANSKSKGKDDSAQQTQYKVKRGDTLYVVAKRFNVEMQHLKRWNPGAGKALKPGQMLTVYQPH; this is encoded by the coding sequence ATGTCGTCATCCATACGTAAGTCCGTCAATTCAGACGCATTGACCCGCCTGGCGCAAGCCATCGCGGTGGCTGTGTCCGCCACGCTGGCGGGCTGTTCCAGCCATGCTCCGCAGACTGAAGCGACCCATACGCCGAACATTGCTGCGCGAGCCAAGCAGAAGCCCATCTGGCTGAGTGAAAAGCCCAGCCCGCAGGTGCCCCAGGACATCTGGGAGCGTATGCGCGGCGGTTTCCAGCTGCAAGAAGGCCTGGGCGTGAACCCGCGCATCGAGCAGCAGCGCCTGTGGTTCGCCAGTAACCCCTCTTTCCTCGAGAATGCCGGCGAACGCGGCAGTCTCTATATTCATTACATCGTCGAGCGTCTCGAAGAGCGCAACATGCCGCTGGAGCTGGCCCTGCTGCCAGTGATCGAGAGCGCCTACAACCCGATGGCCTACTCCCGCTCCGACGCGTCGGGGCTGTGGCAGTTCATCCCGTCCACGGGCCGCTACTACAACCTGCGCCAGACCCGCTTTTATGATGGCCGTCGCGACATCACCGCCTCGACCACCGCAGCGATGGATTACCTGACCCGCCTGCACGACATGTTCAACGGTGACTGGCTGCTGGCCCTGGCCGCCTACAACGCCGGTGAAGGCACCGTCAGCCGCGCCATTGAGCGGAACGAGAAGCTAGGCCTGCCGACCGACTACTGGAACCTGTCTTCGTTGCCGGCGGAAACCCAGGCCTACGTGCCGAAACTGCTGGCGCTGTCGCAAGTGGTGCTGGCGCCGGAAGCCTACGGCGTGAACCTCAACCCGATCGCCAACGAACCGTACTTCCAGGTCGTCGAAATCAACCAGCGCATGGACCTGTCCAAGGTCGCTGCGGTGGCCAACATCGACGAAGACGAACTGTTCCAGCTCAACCCGGCCTTCAAGCAACGCACCACCATCGACGGCCCTCAGCATTTGCTGGTGCCGACGTCGAAGGCGCAATTGCTGACGGCCAGTTTGCAGACCATGCGTCCGGAAGAGCTGATCAGCCCGCGTTCGCTGAAACCAGTCTTCGAAGGCGCCGATCCGTCAGAAGTGGCGCAGCTCAAGCGTGCCTATCGGGTGAAGCGTGGCGACAACCTCGGTTCCATCGCCAAGGCCAACAAGGTCGAAGTCAAAGACCTGCAGCGCTGGAACAAGCTGACCGGCAAGAACCTCAAGGTTGGTCAGACCCTGGTGATGCAAGACACCACCAAGCGCGCGCCGGCACGCAAATCCGGCCGGGTCAACACGGTGATTGCGGCCAACAGCAAGAGCAAAGGCAAGGACGACAGCGCGCAGCAAACCCAGTACAAGGTCAAACGCGGCGACACGCTGTACGTCGTGGCCAAGCGCTTCAACGTTGAGATGCAGCATCTCAAGCGCTGGAATCCGGGTGCGGGTAAAGCACTGAAGCCGGGGCAGATGCTCACGGTTTATCAGCCGCACTGA
- a CDS encoding extracellular solute-binding protein, with translation MKRPLLLLLISLALSSTASATITESHGYAQFGTLKYPARFTHFDWVNPQAPKGGTLRVMAFGTFDTVNPYTFKGTSPVTTPNFLQYGINELNEPLMVGTGQYSPSGDEPASSYGLIAQSVEYSEDRSWVVFNLRPEARFHDGTPITAYDVAFSYRLLLKEGHPLYRTALQEVLRVDILNKQRIRFVLKRSGNPLLILRLGELPVLPQHYWKDRDFKATTFEPPLGSGPYRITSVTPGRQLIFERVKDYWGKDLPVNRGKYNFDRMEVEFYRDSDVAFEAFKAGEFDIYIEHQAKNWANGYNFPAVRRGDVIKAQIPHQIPTPSQGLFMNTRRPTFADVKVREALGLMFDFEWTNRALFSDAYKRTTSYYPNSEFSATGLPVGHEWLMLKPYKEQLPARLFTEPFSLPQTDGRGIPRETMRKALALLAEAGWKLNGQRLQNANGQPLSFELLLVNPNLERILQPYIENLNSIGIDARLRTVDRAQYKQRLDQFDFDMILMTLNQTLSPGLEQWQYFHSSQVGVKGSKNYAGIANPVVDHLLEQLLAAQTRDEQVAAGKALDRVLLWQHYSIPNWYLNYHRLAYRNRLAFVTTPPYTLGLSAWWLKSSEKDQ, from the coding sequence TTGAAGCGTCCCCTCCTCCTGCTCCTGATCAGCCTGGCCTTGAGCTCAACCGCAAGCGCGACGATTACCGAAAGTCACGGTTATGCGCAGTTCGGCACGCTCAAGTACCCGGCCAGATTTACCCACTTCGACTGGGTCAACCCGCAAGCGCCCAAGGGCGGTACGTTGCGGGTGATGGCATTCGGCACCTTCGATACGGTCAATCCCTACACGTTCAAGGGCACCAGCCCGGTCACCACGCCGAATTTCCTGCAGTACGGCATCAACGAGCTGAACGAGCCGCTGATGGTCGGCACCGGCCAGTATTCGCCGTCCGGTGACGAACCCGCATCCAGTTACGGCTTGATCGCGCAATCGGTGGAGTACAGCGAAGATCGCAGCTGGGTGGTGTTCAATCTGCGCCCCGAAGCACGTTTTCACGATGGCACGCCGATCACCGCCTACGACGTGGCGTTCTCCTACCGTCTGCTGCTCAAGGAAGGTCATCCGCTGTACCGAACGGCGTTGCAGGAAGTGTTGCGCGTCGACATCCTCAACAAGCAGCGCATCCGTTTCGTGCTCAAGCGCTCCGGTAATCCGTTGTTGATCCTGCGTCTCGGCGAACTGCCGGTGCTGCCGCAGCATTACTGGAAAGACCGCGACTTCAAGGCCACCACCTTCGAGCCGCCGCTGGGCAGCGGGCCATACCGCATCACGTCCGTCACACCGGGGCGGCAGTTGATCTTCGAACGGGTCAAGGACTACTGGGGCAAGGATTTGCCGGTCAATCGCGGCAAGTACAACTTTGATCGCATGGAAGTCGAGTTCTACCGCGACAGCGACGTCGCCTTCGAAGCATTCAAGGCCGGCGAGTTCGACATCTATATCGAGCACCAGGCGAAGAACTGGGCCAACGGCTACAACTTCCCGGCCGTGCGCCGTGGCGATGTTATCAAGGCGCAGATCCCGCATCAGATCCCGACCCCGAGCCAGGGCCTGTTCATGAACACCCGGCGTCCGACGTTTGCCGACGTCAAGGTGCGTGAAGCGCTGGGCCTGATGTTCGACTTCGAGTGGACCAACCGAGCGCTGTTCAGCGACGCCTACAAGCGCACGACCAGCTACTACCCCAACAGCGAGTTTTCCGCGACGGGGCTGCCGGTCGGCCATGAATGGCTGATGCTCAAGCCGTACAAGGAGCAACTCCCGGCACGGCTGTTCACCGAACCATTCAGCCTGCCGCAGACCGATGGCCGCGGCATCCCTCGGGAGACCATGCGCAAGGCCCTGGCCCTGCTCGCCGAGGCCGGCTGGAAGCTCAACGGTCAACGCTTGCAAAACGCCAATGGCCAGCCACTGAGCTTCGAACTGCTGCTGGTCAACCCGAACCTTGAGCGCATCCTGCAGCCGTACATCGAGAACCTCAACAGCATCGGCATAGATGCGCGCCTGCGCACGGTGGATCGCGCCCAGTACAAACAACGTCTGGATCAGTTCGATTTCGACATGATCCTGATGACGCTCAACCAGACGCTCAGCCCGGGTCTGGAGCAATGGCAGTACTTCCATTCCAGTCAGGTCGGGGTCAAGGGCAGCAAGAACTACGCCGGTATTGCCAACCCGGTGGTCGACCATCTGCTCGAACAGCTGCTCGCCGCGCAAACCCGCGATGAACAGGTCGCCGCCGGCAAGGCGCTGGACCGCGTGCTGCTGTGGCAGCACTACAGCATTCCCAACTGGTACCTCAATTATCACCGTCTGGCCTACCGCAACCGGTTGGCCTTTGTCACCACGCCGCCCTACACCCTGGGCCTGAGCGCGTGGTGGCTGAAGTCTTCGGAGAAAGATCAATGA
- a CDS encoding extracellular solute-binding protein — MKPFRALLVQASGLLFAGLACATPQHAVTLYNEPPKYPADFKHFDYVNPDAPKGGTFRQAGFGGFDSLNPFISKGVPADDVGQIYDTLTKHSLDEPFTEYGLIASKIEKAPDNSWVRFYLRPEARFHDGHPVRAEDVVFSFNTLTKEGSPLFRGYYSDVSEVIAEDPLKVLFKFKHTNNRELPLILGQLPVLPKHWWASRDFTKGNLEIPLGSGPYKVAEVKAGRSVRYERVKDYWGKDLPVNRGFYNFDTMTTDYYRDNTVALEALKAGQFDYWLEMTAKNWANAYNIPAVTEGRLIKEQIANSNPTGMQGFVFNLRRPVFQDVRVRQALGLLFDFEWTNKQLFNGAYFRTRSYFENSEMAANGLPDAEQRAILEPFRSKLPAQVFSEAFENPKTDASGMIRAQQREAYQLLQEAGWKIVDDKMVDANGKPVVIEFLLAQTEFERVLLPFKRNLADLGIDLVIRRVDVSQYINRVRSRDFDMVVGSFPQSNSPGNEQREFWMSAAADKPSSRNTMGLKDPIVDQLVETLINADSRSSLVAHARALDRVLQWGYYVVPNWHIKTWRVAYWNHIGHPKVSPKYDIGINTWWVKPDAKPAIEVETKLQADPVGTE; from the coding sequence ATGAAACCGTTCCGCGCCCTGCTCGTGCAGGCCAGCGGTCTGCTGTTCGCCGGGCTGGCCTGTGCCACCCCGCAACACGCTGTGACCCTGTACAACGAGCCACCGAAATACCCGGCCGATTTCAAGCATTTCGATTACGTGAACCCCGACGCGCCCAAAGGCGGGACATTCCGTCAGGCCGGTTTCGGCGGCTTCGACAGCCTCAACCCGTTCATCAGCAAAGGGGTGCCGGCCGACGACGTCGGGCAGATCTACGACACCCTGACCAAGCACAGCCTCGATGAGCCGTTCACCGAATACGGCCTGATCGCCAGCAAGATCGAAAAGGCTCCGGACAACAGCTGGGTGCGCTTCTACCTGCGCCCCGAAGCGCGCTTCCACGACGGCCACCCGGTACGTGCCGAGGACGTGGTGTTCAGCTTCAACACGCTGACCAAGGAAGGTTCACCACTGTTTCGCGGCTACTACAGCGACGTTTCCGAAGTGATCGCCGAAGATCCGCTGAAAGTGCTGTTCAAGTTCAAGCACACCAACAACCGCGAGTTGCCGCTGATTCTCGGCCAGTTGCCGGTGCTGCCGAAACACTGGTGGGCCAGTCGTGACTTCACCAAGGGCAACCTGGAAATCCCGCTGGGCAGCGGCCCGTACAAGGTCGCCGAAGTGAAGGCCGGGCGCTCGGTGCGCTATGAGCGGGTCAAGGATTACTGGGGCAAGGATTTGCCGGTCAACCGTGGTTTCTACAATTTCGACACGATGACCACCGATTACTACCGTGACAACACCGTTGCCCTCGAAGCGCTGAAGGCCGGGCAATTCGATTACTGGCTGGAAATGACCGCAAAAAACTGGGCCAACGCCTACAACATCCCGGCGGTCACCGAAGGTCGCTTGATCAAGGAACAGATCGCCAACAGCAATCCGACCGGCATGCAGGGCTTTGTCTTCAACCTGCGCCGCCCGGTGTTTCAGGATGTGCGGGTGCGTCAGGCGCTCGGCCTGCTGTTCGACTTCGAATGGACCAACAAACAACTGTTCAACGGCGCCTACTTCCGCACCCGCAGCTATTTCGAGAACTCGGAAATGGCTGCCAATGGCCTGCCTGACGCCGAGCAACGGGCGATCCTCGAGCCGTTCCGCAGCAAACTCCCGGCGCAAGTGTTCAGTGAGGCCTTCGAGAACCCGAAGACCGATGCCAGCGGCATGATCCGCGCTCAGCAGCGCGAGGCCTATCAATTGCTGCAAGAGGCTGGCTGGAAGATCGTCGATGACAAAATGGTCGACGCCAACGGCAAACCCGTGGTCATCGAGTTCCTCCTCGCGCAGACCGAATTCGAACGGGTGCTGCTGCCGTTCAAGCGCAACCTCGCTGACCTCGGCATCGACCTGGTGATCCGTCGCGTGGACGTCTCGCAGTACATCAACCGCGTGCGTTCGCGGGACTTCGACATGGTGGTTGGCAGTTTTCCACAGTCCAACTCGCCGGGTAACGAGCAGCGCGAATTCTGGATGAGCGCCGCCGCCGACAAACCGAGCAGCCGCAACACCATGGGCCTGAAAGACCCGATCGTCGATCAATTGGTGGAGACCCTGATCAACGCCGATTCACGCAGCAGCCTGGTGGCTCATGCCCGTGCACTGGACCGGGTATTGCAATGGGGTTACTACGTGGTCCCCAACTGGCACATCAAGACCTGGCGCGTGGCCTACTGGAACCACATCGGCCACCCGAAAGTCTCGCCCAAGTACGACATCGGGATTAACACCTGGTGGGTCAAGCCTGACGCGAAACCCGCCATAGAAGTCGAAACCAAACTGCAAGCCGACCCTGTGGGCACGGAGTAA
- a CDS encoding microcin C ABC transporter permease YejB: MLAYIFRRLLLIIPTLFGILLINFVIIQAAPGGPVEQMIAKLEGFEGATSRIAGGGAEVSVAGSSYRGAQGLDPALIKEIEHMYGFDKSAPERLWIMVKNYAKLDFGDSFFRDAKVIDLIKEKLPVSISLGLWSTLIMYLVSIPLGIAKATRHGSHFDVWTSSAIIVGYAIPAFLFAILLIVVFAGGSYLDWFPLRGLTSNNFDELSFGGKILDYFWHLALPVTALVIGNFATMTLLTKNSFLDEINKQYVVTAKAKGLTRNRVLYGHVFRNAMLLVIAGFPSAFIGIFFTGSLLVEVIFSLDGLGLMSFEAAINRDYPVVFGTLFIFTLLGLVVKLIGDLTYTLVDPRIDFESREH, from the coding sequence ATGCTGGCGTATATTTTTCGGCGACTGCTGCTGATCATCCCGACCCTGTTCGGCATCCTGCTGATCAACTTCGTGATCATCCAGGCCGCGCCCGGTGGCCCGGTGGAACAGATGATCGCCAAGCTCGAAGGCTTCGAAGGCGCCACCAGCCGCATTGCCGGCGGCGGTGCCGAGGTGTCGGTGGCTGGCTCGTCCTATCGTGGCGCACAAGGCCTGGACCCGGCGCTGATCAAGGAAATCGAGCACATGTACGGGTTCGACAAATCGGCCCCGGAACGCCTGTGGATCATGGTCAAGAACTACGCGAAGCTAGATTTCGGCGACAGTTTCTTCCGCGACGCCAAGGTCATCGACCTGATCAAGGAAAAGCTGCCGGTGTCGATCTCGCTGGGGCTGTGGAGCACGCTGATCATGTACCTGGTGTCGATTCCGCTGGGGATCGCCAAGGCCACGCGGCACGGCAGCCATTTCGATGTCTGGACCAGTTCGGCAATCATCGTCGGCTATGCGATCCCGGCGTTTCTCTTTGCGATCCTGCTGATCGTGGTGTTTGCCGGCGGCAGCTATCTCGACTGGTTCCCGTTACGCGGACTGACGTCGAACAACTTCGATGAGCTGAGCTTCGGCGGCAAGATCCTCGATTACTTCTGGCACCTGGCGCTGCCGGTGACGGCGCTGGTGATCGGTAACTTCGCAACCATGACCCTGCTAACGAAAAACAGCTTTCTCGACGAAATCAACAAACAATACGTGGTCACCGCCAAGGCCAAGGGCCTGACGCGTAATCGCGTGCTCTACGGCCACGTGTTCCGCAACGCCATGCTGCTGGTGATCGCCGGGTTCCCGTCGGCGTTCATCGGCATCTTCTTCACAGGATCCTTGCTGGTGGAAGTGATCTTCTCCCTCGACGGTCTGGGGCTGATGAGCTTTGAAGCGGCGATCAACCGCGATTACCCGGTGGTGTTCGGCACCCTGTTCATCTTCACCCTGCTGGGGTTGGTGGTGAAACTGATCGGCGACCTCACCTACACCCTGGTCGATCCGCGCATCGACTTCGAAAGCCGGGAGCATTGA
- a CDS encoding ABC transporter permease has product MNLSPLNRRRFELFKANKRGWWSLWLFLILFGLSLGAELIANDKPLVVHYDNNWYFPAIKRYPETTFGGEFPLEANYKSPYIRELLKAKDAWVLWAPIPYSYQSINYDLKVPAPAPPSADNLLGTDDQGRDVLARVIYGFRISVLFALTLTVLSSIIGVIAGALQGFYGGWVDLAGQRFLEIWSGLPVLYLLIILASFVQPNFWWLLGIMLLFSWMSLVDVVRAEFLRGRNLEYVRAARALGMQNGAIMFRHILPNAMVSTMTFMPFILTGAIGTLTALDFLGFGLPAGSPSLGELVAQGKSNLQAPWLGMSAFAVLALMLSLLVFIGESARDAFDPRK; this is encoded by the coding sequence ATGAACCTGTCCCCTCTCAACCGCCGCCGGTTCGAACTGTTCAAGGCCAACAAGCGTGGCTGGTGGTCGCTGTGGCTGTTCCTGATCCTGTTCGGCCTGAGCCTCGGCGCCGAGCTGATCGCCAACGACAAGCCGCTGGTGGTGCATTACGACAACAACTGGTACTTCCCGGCGATCAAACGCTACCCGGAAACCACCTTCGGCGGCGAATTCCCGCTGGAGGCCAACTACAAGAGCCCGTACATCCGCGAACTGCTCAAGGCCAAGGACGCGTGGGTGTTGTGGGCGCCGATCCCCTACAGCTACCAGAGCATCAATTACGACCTGAAAGTCCCGGCCCCGGCCCCGCCCTCGGCGGACAACCTGCTGGGCACCGACGACCAGGGCCGCGATGTGCTGGCGCGGGTGATCTACGGCTTCCGCATCTCGGTGCTGTTCGCGCTGACGTTGACCGTGTTGAGTTCGATCATTGGCGTGATTGCCGGCGCGCTGCAGGGCTTCTATGGCGGCTGGGTCGATCTGGCCGGGCAGCGTTTTCTGGAGATCTGGTCGGGGTTGCCGGTGCTGTACCTGCTGATCATTCTCGCCAGTTTCGTCCAGCCGAATTTCTGGTGGCTGCTGGGGATCATGCTGCTGTTCTCGTGGATGAGCCTGGTCGACGTGGTGCGCGCCGAGTTCCTCCGTGGCCGCAACCTTGAATACGTGCGCGCCGCGCGGGCGCTGGGCATGCAGAACGGCGCGATCATGTTCCGCCACATCCTGCCCAACGCGATGGTCTCGACCATGACCTTCATGCCGTTCATCCTCACCGGCGCCATTGGCACCCTCACCGCGTTGGACTTCCTCGGTTTCGGCTTGCCGGCCGGCAGTCCGTCGCTGGGTGAGCTGGTGGCCCAGGGTAAATCCAACCTGCAAGCGCCGTGGCTCGGCATGAGCGCATTTGCCGTGCTGGCGTTGATGTTGAGTTTGCTGGTGTTTATCGGCGAGTCCGCTCGCGATGCCTTCGACCCGAGGAAGTGA